The following coding sequences are from one Candidatus Angelobacter sp. window:
- a CDS encoding prepilin-type N-terminal cleavage/methylation domain-containing protein has product MRRSEKLTKHSGRKDGFTLIELLVVIAVIAILAGLLLPALAKAKAKAQTIQCVNNLKQLQLSWHLYADDNNDRTAPIYPDQVAGKSPDTASWVSGWMTYETETIDARWFADSTNALKLVPGGYGSIAPYTKNPAIYKCPADKSWILISGAKNARVRSYSINSYMNSWPLGEDGTFVYVFKKTSDLGNVDTTRTWVFIDEHEDTVHDGRFEIGQAAPIPPMPQPHWWFQLPASRHNAAATLSFADGHVETKKWLDPRTRQPVQRNQYIPVREENPDAAWLGDRATAAKKP; this is encoded by the coding sequence ATGAGAAGATCAGAAAAACTGACAAAGCATTCGGGGCGTAAGGATGGCTTTACGCTGATCGAGCTTCTGGTCGTGATCGCGGTCATCGCAATTCTGGCTGGACTCCTTTTGCCGGCACTCGCCAAGGCAAAGGCCAAAGCGCAGACGATTCAGTGCGTAAACAACCTTAAGCAGCTTCAACTTTCGTGGCACCTTTATGCGGACGACAACAATGATCGAACGGCTCCGATTTACCCGGATCAAGTAGCGGGCAAATCCCCTGACACCGCAAGTTGGGTTTCCGGCTGGATGACTTATGAAACCGAAACTATTGATGCACGGTGGTTCGCCGACAGCACGAACGCGTTGAAACTGGTGCCCGGAGGATATGGCAGTATTGCCCCGTACACCAAGAATCCAGCCATCTACAAATGTCCGGCAGACAAGTCGTGGATTCTGATTAGCGGGGCCAAAAACGCGCGAGTCCGCAGTTATTCCATCAACTCATATATGAACTCGTGGCCACTTGGCGAAGACGGCACCTTTGTTTATGTGTTCAAGAAAACTTCGGACCTGGGCAATGTGGATACGACTCGGACCTGGGTGTTCATCGATGAGCACGAAGACACGGTGCATGATGGCCGATTTGAAATCGGGCAGGCAGCGCCGATTCCGCCCATGCCACAGCCGCATTGGTGGTTTCAACTCCCCGCCAGTCGCCACAACGCCGCCGCAACGTTGTCCTTTGCAGATGGTCATGTTGAGACGAAGAAGTGGCTCGACCCGCGGACGAGGCAACCCGTCCAGCGCAATCAATACATACCCGTGCGGGAAGAAAATCCGGACGCGGCCTGGCTGGGCGACAGGGCCACAGCCGCGAAAAAGCCGTAG